The segment CCAGGCGCTCGTGGAAGTCGTTACGGACGAGCCTGCGGACAATGAACGCGAGCGGCTCCTCGGTCACGCAAGACGCCTCTTGTCCGAACGCTCGGCAGCCCCGAGCTGACTTCATTCGCACGCTGGCTCATCACGCAACCGGCCTCATCTTGCCGCAATGAGGCGAATACATATTTGGGCATTGCATGAACGAGCGCTCGTTTTCGCCGTCACGCCGCAATGCATTTGTATGCAATGCAGAACGGCCATGTCCGAGCATACGACCGAACTGTTTTTTACGCCAAACCACGAAGGATCAGGGTCGCGAGCGACGCCGTGGTCGTGCCCGAATTACATTGTGGATCAAGACGATCCGGCGTGGCATGACGGAGCCATTCCGCATGATTTCCCTCGTCGCCGGCACTCGTCCAAACTTCATGAAAATCGCCCCCATTTGGCGAGCGCTTTCGAAACGGCACGTGCGCACGCGACTGCTCCATACGGGCCAGCACTTCGACGCGTCGATGAGCGAGGTGTTCTTTCGCGATCTGGGACTGCCTGCACCCGACCTGACACTGCACACCGGAGGGGGTTCTCCTGCGGAACAAACCGCCGCAGTCCTCGTGGGCGTCGAAGCGGATCTCGTTGCGCATCGCCCTCGCGCAGTGGTCGTCGTCGGAGATGTGACGAGCACCCTGGCCGCGGCGCTTGCCGCAGCGAAATTGGGGATTGCGGTCGTGCACGTGGAAGCGGGTTTACGTTCACGAGACTGGACGATGCCCGAAGAGATCAACCGAGTTTTGACGGACCAACTGTCGGACTTGCTGCTCATCCCCTCGCGCGATGCAGAGACAAACCTTCTGGCCGAGGGTATCGCGGCAGAGCGCATCGTGTTCGTCGGCAACGTGATGATCGATTCGCTCCTCCATACCGCTTCGCATCCGACGGATGTCGTCGCACGCTTCGATCTCGCGGACAAACCGTTTGCCCTCGTCACGCTGCATCGCCCTGCGAACGTGGACGAACGGGATGCGTTCGTTCGAGCGATCGACGCCGTCGAAGCGATCGCTCGGCGCATCAAGGTGCTCTTTCCGCTGCATCCGCGCACGGCGGCGCGCGCAAATGCTTTGGGTTTGTCCGGTCGTATTCGTGCGATGCAGAACTTGCGTCTCGCCGAGCCGCTTGGTCACGCCGACTTCGTGACGTTGATGACCCATGCCAAGTTCGTCGCGACAGACTCGGGCGGGCTTCAAGAGGAAACCACGGCGCTCGGGATCCCGTGCCTCACGATGCGCAAGGGCACTGAACGTCCCATCACGTTGACCGAAGGAACCAACACGATTGTTGGTCTCGACGCACCGCTGATTGGACGGGAAGTCGACGCGATCTTGGCCGGCAACGGCAAGCGGGGGCGCATTCCCGAAGGTTGGGACGGACAAACAGGCGAACGGATCGCCGATGCGCTCATCGCGTTCCTCGCCGGCACGCCGCCTCCCAAGACGGCCGTGCACCGAGCCTGATCTGCCTAACCCTTCAGTGCTCGAAGGAGCTCAGCGGCACCAAGGGCGTGCGCGATGCAGCCGCTCAGCAGGTTTGGATCGTCCCCGCCCGCAACTTGGGGGACATGCCCAACGGCGAGCTCGCGATCAGCCGCAGATGCGATGAGCGTCGGCAGCTCGAGCACGAGCGGATCGTCTGGCGGTAAAACGGCCCGCGCGGCCCTTGCGTACGGCCCGAGGAGCCACGGAAAAACCGACCCTTGGTGATGTGCCGCGTAACGCTCGTCGACGGTGCCCTCGCAGCGGCCCTTGTAAGCCGGCTCGTGAGGCGCGAGCGTCCGCAAGCCAGCCGGTGTGACGAGCTCGCTGCGCGCGCGATCTAGCGTCGAACGCGCACGATCAGGCGCAAAACATCGGGAATCGATCGCGAGCGCAAGCACCGCGTTGGGGCGGATGGTTTCGTCCTGAAAACTGTCTTCGCCCGTTTCGGCTTCGGAAATGACGTCGTAGGGATACGACGTGCGCTCGCACCAGAAGCGAGCTTGAAATGCCGATCGCGCTCGGTGACAAGCGGTATCGGCTCGATCCGCAAGCGCATCGAGTCCAGCGGCGCTCGCGAGTCTCGCAAGCGAGAAGCATGCGCGTGCCCAGAGTGCGGTGAGCTCTACGGGACAGCCCACACGCGACGTGACGACTTTGCCGTGAGCGCGAGCATCCATCCAGGTCAGCGCATCACCGGAACGTCCAGCGGCGAGCAGTCCATCACGTGTGACGTGCATGTCGTGAGGCGCGCCTCGTAACACCAGCTCGAACACGTTCGAGAGCACAGGGAGCAGTTCGTCTTTGACAAACGGATGGGTTTCTCCGAGCAGCTCGGCAAAACCCTGTGCAACATCGAAGAGCCAGAGCGTCGTGTCCGCCGCTGCGGTATCGAGTGCTCCGCCTTGATCGGGCAAGCGATTCGGCACGAGCCCCTCGTGCATCGACGCGATCATCGTCCGAACGGCGCCCATCGCTTCAGTGACGTTGCCGGTTGCAAAGTACAAACCGGGCACGGACATGATGGCTTCTCGCCCCCACGCATCGACCCACGGATATGCGGGTACGATCGCCGGCCGCTCCACGGCGTCTGCGCGGAAGAGTTTTGCTGCAAGCGACAAACGCCGCTCGAGGGCCGGACGTTCCGGGCCTGGATCCGCCGCCGCGATTGCATCGCACGCAGCAGCGACGAGCGCTTCGGGGCTGCCTTCGGGAGCCTTGTCGACGCCGACGAGCAAGTAGTTCGGTATGCCCGATGGATCCGGCCGAATTTCGAACACTCCAGGCGTCCAGAGGTCCTCGTGAAACTCCATTCCACGCGAACGCTCCTCGAAGTACTCGAAGCGGCGCCACCAATCGGGTGAGCCTACGAAAGTGCCTTCGTAGCGAAAACACAGCCTCGGCAGCGCGCGCATCGGACGTACGCGCATCTCACCGGCACGCAGTTCGACACGCTGTTCCATCGCTCCGTGCTCGCGCATCATCTCGTGCATGTGCCGCATCGCGAGCAGCGGGCGCAGCGTGCAGATGACAGGCTGCGGACCGCGCCAGGTGTATCGCAAGACGGCAGCGTTTTCCCCGGGCACGAGCGCCAGAAGGACTTCGAGCTCGCCGCCGGCGACGGCATACGTCCACCGCGGCAAGGGATCTTGATCGAATCGTTCGAGGTAAAACGAGCCGTGATCCGGATCGAGCCCTGGGAACTGGTGCTTGGCAAGGTCCCACAAGCCGCGAGGGGCTCCGGGTTTCGGCGGCACGATCACCGTCACGTCGACGTGCGACAACGTCACATGACGACCACGCGGCGGATCGAACGCAGCGACGAGCAAGCCATGGTAGCGGCGCGTGTGCAGGCAAGCGATCGTCGAGCTTGCGTACGCGCCTGCGCCGTTGCCGAGGATCCACTCGCGGCTACGCGCAAGGCCCAGGTCTCCGTGCACTTTCAGGTGCGGATAAACCAGTGCATCTTCGAAGCGGCTAACGCTCGTCATCCTGCTGGCCCTTGCCGATCGAAGGCTTGCTCGGCCGCACGCTGCATGACGTCGAGCGGCGGTGACTGGCCAATCCACAGCTCGATCGAGCGTGCAGCCTGCCGAACGAGCATGCCGAGACCACCTCGAGCAAGGAGCCCGTGCGCCATGGCAGCTCGCAAAAACGGAGTCACCGGCGGATTATAGACGACGTCATAGGCGAGTGTGTGCTGAGCAAGCTCGGCCCACGGAACGATTTCCGTCACGGCTTCTCCTGCGTCGGCTCCGGCCATCCCGGCGCTCGTCGCTTGCACGACGAGGGACGATGCGCGGACAAACTCGAACCATTCGCTCTGCAACCGTTGGACTGCCAAAGGACCTGACCCGGGATCGTTCGATGGCCATGGGAAAACCTCGGCCCCGAGCGCTCGCATGCGGCCCGTAACCGGCAAAGTCTCGAGATATTCCCGGCTCAGCCACGAGCGAGAGGTCACTCCGACGCGTTCGTAGCCGAGCTTTCGACAAGCTACGACCGCCGCAAATCCTGCGCCTCCGCCACCGATGACCACGGCATGCAAACGCGGCGCCTCGGGCAAATCGGTCTCGATGTCGCGTGCAAGAGCTTCGGCATCGGTGTTGTAGGCATGTATGCGGCCGTCGTCATCACGACACAGGACGTTCGCAACACCGGGCTCCACGGCACTCGCATCGACCACGTCGGCCATTTCGAGCGCCGCGCGTTTATGCGGCAACGTCACGTTTGCCCCGCCAAACTTGCCCGCGCGCAGGTCGTCGAATGCTCGAACGAGGTCGGCTTCGGTTGGAAGATCGATCGCTCGAAACGTGTACGCAAGCCCAAGTGCCGCATATGCCGCCCCGTGAATGACGGGCGAAAGCGAATGCGACACAGGGTGGCCAAAGAGTGCGAATACCCGCCCCTCACTCATCGGTTCCTGTGTCTCGCAAGGATGGTTGTCGTTCCGGTAAAACCTCGAGAACTTCCGCAACGAGCGCTCCATGATGGACACGCACGGAGATGCGATCGCCCGCGGCAACGTCGGTCGCGCTACGCACGGCACGGCCGCCTTCGGTCGTGGCGATGGCGTATCCGCGAGCAAGCACGGCAAGCGGCGACATCGCATCCATCCGCACGGCTTGGCTTCCGAGACGCGTGCGCAGACTTTCCATGCGACGATGCATGGCTGCACCGAGACGAACCTCGAGCGGTCCGATGGCCCCGCGCGCTGATGCAACGACCGCACGTGGATGCCTCGATCCCAGTCGCGTTTCCAGTTGCGAGAGCTCGGTTTGTCGTTTTGCAACCGCTCGACGCAGCGCCCGTTCGAGGCGCATTTCCGCTTCGTCGAGCTGCTGCTGTCGTTCGGCGACGAGCTGTGCAGGTGAACCAACACGAGACGTCAGCCGATCGAGGTTTGCCCGCCGCGTACTCACGTTGTGCTTCATCGCGCGGTACGTACGCTGGAAGAGTTGCTTGAGCACCGTGAGACGAGCTGCGCGATCGGGCACGAGCATCTCGGCCGCTTGCGAGGGCGTCGCGGCTCGCGCATCGGCGACGAGATCCGTGAGTGTCGTATCAATCTCGTGCCCCACAGCGCTGACGACCGGCACGGACAAACTCGCGACTTTCCGCACGAGGGCTTCGTCGTTGTACGCAAGGAGGTCTTCGGCAGATCCCCCTCCCCGACCAAGGATGATGACTTCGACTTCGGGCACACGCGCGAGCATGTCGAGCGCTCGGACCATGGATTGCGCCGCCCCGGCACCTTGAACCGTTGCACGTGCAAGCAAAATGCGCGGCGATGCGCGGCGGAACGAAACCGCGATGATGTCGTGAATCGCCGCTCCATCGCCACTCGTGACGACACCGATCACCTGCGGATCCTGCGGCAACGGTCGCTTGCGTTCCGGGGCAAACAGGCCTTCGGACGCGAGACGTTGTTTGAGTCGCTCGAGCGCTTCGAGCAGCGCTCCACGGCCAACCGGTCGAACGTCTGTCGCGACAAACTGAAGCTGGCCACGAGGGACATACACCGTGGCGCGCCCGATGAGCACGACGCGCGCACCGTCGGCAAGCATCTTTCGCGCTCGCGGAGGCGCTGTTTTGTACATGACGCAGTCCACGCACGCCTCTTCCGCTTCGTCCTTCAGCTTGAAGTACGCATGCCCGCTCGAGTGCAGCCGCATGCCGGCGACTTCGCCGACGACGCGAGCGTCTTGGGTGCCGCCTTCGACGAGGCGTTTCAGCCGATGGTCGAGCTCGGCGACGGAGATCACCGGCGGCTCTTCGGGCCTTCGCATGGTGGGGCGTTGCGCTTGCACGCCGTCCCCTCCGGGCCGAAATGCCGCGATGGGTTCCGAATCTCCTGGCCCTTCGTACGGGAAATCGGGGCCTAGATCACGCCTTTGCACGGGGCGCGTGGCGTAGCTCGTAAGCGACCCGAGGGAAAGTGAAACCGACGTTTAGCTGGTTCCTTCCTGGCAGGTGGGTGTGCTACGTCCTCGGCGTGATCCGTAAGGTTCTCATAGCCAACCGCGGCGAAATCGCCGTCCGCATCATCCGTACGTTGCGCGAGCTTGGAATCGCGTCCGTTGCTGTATACAGCGACGCCGATCGCCAATCGCTGCACGTCAGACTGGCCGACGAGGCCTACCCCATCGGTCCTGCTCCGGCTCGAGAGAGCTACCTGCTCATCGAGCGCATCCTTGGAGCCGCGCGAAAGTCCGGCGCGGACGCGATTCATCCAGGATATGGGTTCCTTTCGGAAAACCGCGAGTTCGCCGAAGCATGTGAAAACGCGGGCATCGTGTTCATTGGTCCGCCAGCGAGCGCCATGGCTGCGATGGGATCGAAAACGGCTGCACGCGCAAAGATGGCCGCAGCGGGCGTGCCGATCACGCCTGGAGGTGACGCTTCGACGGTCGAGGAAGCACGGGCAACGGCTGCGCGCGTGGGTTACCCCGTGCTGCTCAAGGCGGCGATGGGCGGAGGCGGCAAAGGCATGCGCTTGGTCCACGACGCAAGCGAAATGGAGAGCGCTTTCGACAGGGCTCGAAGCGAGGCTCTCCGCGCCTTTGGCGACGCGACGGTCTACATCGAAAAAGCGATCCTCGAGCCGCGTCACGTCGAGATCCAGGTGCTCGGCGACAAGCACGGCAACATGGTGCATCTATTCGAGCGCGATTGTTCGATTCAGCGCCGACATCAGAAAGTCGTGGAGGAGACCCCCTGCCCCGTCGCGACGCCCGAGCTCATTGCGCGTATGGGTGAAGTTGCGGTGAAGGGCGCCCTTTCGGTAGGGTACTTTTCCGCAGGCACGTTCGAGTTTTTGCTCGGGGAAGACGGAAATTTTTACTTCCTCGAAATGAATACGCGTCTGCAGGTCGAGCATCCGATCACGGAATGGATTACCGGGACGGACCTCGTGGCAGAAATGATTCGCGTTGCTGCTGGAGAAAAGCTTCCTTTCCGCCAGGAAAACATCACGCGGCGCGGAGCTGCCATCGAATGCCGCATTTACGCAGAAGATCCGATGGGATTTTTGCCAAGCCCCGGAAAAATCGAATGCTTGCGCGTTCCTTCCGGGCCGTGGCTTCGTGACGATGGAGGGTTTTACGAAGGCGCCATCGTGCCGAGCCATTACGATCCCTTGATCTCCAAAATCAGCACGTGGGGACCGGATCGGCCGACGGCGCTCCGACGCATGCGCCGCGCGCTTTCGGAATACGTCGTGACGGGGATCAAGACCAATATCGTTTTCCACGAAAAACTGCTGGCGCACCCGGCATTCGAATCGGGTCGTTACGCGACGAGCTTCATCGACAAGCACAAGGCCGAGCTGTGTTCATATTCTGAGCTTGGGCCGGAAGAAGAACTGCATTTTGCGGCGGCCATTGCTGCGGCGACCGCGCGTAACGAGCGCAAGGCGCAACCCGCAACGGGCGATGATGTATCGGGCAACCACTGCGGACTTTCGCCGTGGGTGCAGCAACATCGGGCAACCGTGCTCCGATAGTCGCCAAGTGCGACCGTCCATTTTACGCTCGGGCCCCTCGCGGTGTCTCACGCATCTCGAGGGCCTACACGATGCGCGTTACACGATGGAGCACATTCTTCGCATTGACCGGCGTTCTGCTCGCGGGCTGCAGCGACAACGGCAACTCCACGAGCACGACCACGAGCAGTTCGAGCAGCGGAAGCGGGGGCAGCGGAGGCACGGGCGGTAGCGGCGGATCCGGCGCTCGCTGCCAGGTGGAAGCGGCCAGCGAACCGGGCGTCGTTGCATTGGATAGCGGTCTCGTACGAGGCACGAAAGAAAGCGCATCCTGGGTATTTCGCGGAATTCCCTATGCGGCGCCACCTACCGGGGACAAACGATGGAAGCCGCCCGAGCTGGCCGCATGTTGGGATGACGTGCGCGATGCAAATGCGTTTGGCGCGGTATGCCCACAGCTCGACAAGACGAAGCAACCCATTGGCAATGAAGACTGCTTGACACTCAATGTCTGGGCACCCGACGGCGCAATGGCTGGAAGCGCCCCGCTGCCCGTGCTCTTTTTCATTCACGGGGGCGGTAACATCCAAGGCTCGAGCAGCGAAATACTCGCGGGTATGGCGCCTATTTACAATGGCATTTACCTGAGCGAAGCGAGCAAAGCCATTGTCGTTACCATCAATTACCGATTGGGACCGCTGGGATTCTTGACGCTGCCCGAGCTCAGCGCGGAATCAGCCTGGGGAGCTTCGGGCAATTATGGATTGCTGGATCAAATCGCCGCACTCGAATGGGTACAGAAAAACATTGCGGCATTTGGTGGGGATCCATCGAAAGTCATGGTCTTCGGTGAATCCGCAGGAGCCGTCGATACGATCACGCTCGTTGCATCGCCGCTTGCAAAAGGTCTCTTTTCCGCAGCGCTCGCACAAAGCGGCGGCGCCCCGTCGACTCCGCAGAAGGATGCGGAAACCGCAATGGCCGCTCGAGTGGACATGTCGTCGTGCGGGAATGCATCCGACCGCGTCATGTGTTTGCGTGGAAAAACCGCGAATGAATTGCTGGCCGAAATCCCGGGTTCCATCAGCGTCAGTGGCGTATCGCTCGGGAGCAACGCGGCCAATTACGGGCCCATCATCGATGGACATGTGCTGCCCAAAGCAACGTCGGCCATTTTCGCGGCTGGCGAACACAATCACATGCCATTCGCCATTGGCACGAATGCCGAAGAGCTCGCCGACATGCTCACCGTGAAGGTCGATACGGAAGCAGAATTTCAGGGGATCATCAATCTCAACTTCGGCACGCTCGCGCCCGACGTGCTGGCGGCATACCCCCTTGCCGATTACCCATCGCCGCAACACGCGCTCGTTGCCGTGTATTCGGACCTGCGTTTCACGTGCCCCACGCGAATCCTCGCGAGCAGCATTTCCAAAACGCAAACCGAACCCGTGTATCGATATTTCTTCACGCGCCAGGCAAAAACAGCGCAAGGAAACCAACCCGCCAAACACGGGATCGAGCTGCTCTACGTGTTCCGCACGATGACGGACATTCCGCTCTTCAATCCAGCGCCGGAGGACTTGGCATTGGCAGACTCAATCATGGGATATTGGAGCCGCTTTGGAGCAACGGGCAGCCCGAATGGAGCGGGCGCCGTCGAATGGCCCAAGTACGACATGCTCAAAGACCCGCACCTCGTGCTCGATAGCCCCATCACGACGGGCGAAGGCGTCCGCACGGCGCAATGTGATGCATGGGAAGCCATTCTCACGAAAGCGCCGTAGCGCTTACGCTCACTCCGCTGCTGGAACCGCGGCCGTATGCACCGGCTTGCGCGTCGAAAGCCCCGCATCGCGAATGAGCGCCGTGTCTTCGTTCTCGTCCGGATTGGGCGTCGTGAGCAGTTTGTCGCCGTAGAAGATCGAGTTTGCCCCGACGTACAAACACATCATCTGCGCTTCGCGCGTAAGCTCCGTCCGACCCGCGGACAAACGCACGCGGCTCTTCGGCATCACGACACGCGCCGTCGCGATCATCCGGACAAACTCGAGCGGATCCACCGGCGGAAGGTGTTCGAGCGGCGTGCCGGGTGCTCGCACGAGCGCGTTGATCGGCACGCTCTCCGGATGCGGATCGAGCCGTGCAAGCTCGACGAGCATCGCGCACCGATCGCGCACACTTTCACCCATCCCGATGATCCCACCCGAACACACCGTGATGCCAGCTTTGCGCACGTTGCGAAGGGTAACGAGTCGTTCGTCGTACGTACGCGTCGAGATGATCGAACGGTAGTGCTCACGCGATGTGTCGAGGTTGTGGTTGTACGCATCGAGCCCCGCGTCCTTGAGCTTGCAAGCCTGCTCTTCGGTCAACATCCCGAGCGTCACGCACGCTTCGAGGCCCATGCCCTTGACGCCGCGAACCATCGACAAGACGCGATCGAACGCCGGGCCGTCCTTCACTTCGCGCCACGCAGCGCCCATGCAAAACCGCGTCGAACCGGCTTCCTTCGCGCGCTCGGCCGAAGCGAGCACGTCATCGACGTCGAGCATCTTCTCTGGCGTGACTTTGGTCTCGTAATGCGACGACTGCGGACAATACGCGCAGTCTTCAGGACATGCGCCCGTCTTGACGCTGAGCAACGTGCAAAGCTCAACCTCGCCGTCGACATGGTGCGCGCGATGCACGGCTCGTGCGCGGTCCATGAGCGAAAGAAAGGGCATCTCGTGAATCGCGACGACTTCGTCGACGCTCCAATCACGGCGAATCGTAAACGCCTCGGTCATGGCTCGTCGATGTAGCCGACTCGGGGCGCGAGGAAAAGACGAAGCGAACAGAGGCGCGGAAGTAGCTGAAGCCGGCCGCCATCAAGACGGCACCGTTTTGGCTAGACGGCAGTCGTCCACCCATCGCCGAACGATCAGGAGCCCTCATGTCTCTCGAAAATTACCGACGCCCCAGGCTCGTCATTCTGCATCCTCGCTCGAGCACTCGTGAGGCCGCTCGCGCCATGGCGGACAACCACATCGGCGCAGTGCTCGTCACGGAAAACCAGAAGCTCGTCGGCATCGTCACCGACCGCGACCTCGCACTCGACGTGGTCGCCGGAGAGCTCGACTCGAATACGACGACCCTGCGCGATGTGATGAGCGACGAGATCGCATGCGTAGACGTCGACGACAGCGTGAAAGACGTGCTCGATACGATGCGCAAACACGCCTGCCGTCGCGTGCCGGTTCTTTCGGAGGGCCGGCCCGTCGGCATCGTCACGCTCGACGATTTGATCATCGAGGGCGCAGTCAGCCTCGACGATTTGCGTACGGTCGTTTGTGCGCAGCTCGAGATAGCCGCACGCTTCAAAGCCGAAGGAGAAACGCATCCACTGGTGCCAGCACGGCCCGACATGGACACGCGTTCACGTGCACGTCGCCGACGCGAGGCGCGCGCGGAGAACACCTACAATCGCCTGCTCGGCGCCGTCGAGCGACAAACCGGGCTCGAGTCACGCGAGCAAGCGGAACAAGCGCTGCGCATCGCGCTGTCGAACATCTGCCGCCGCCTCACGCCCGGCGAAGCACAACACTTGGTCGCTCAACTGCCGTCGAAACTCGCCATCTCGCTCGATCGCCCGTACGAAGGTCCCGACAAAACGATCACGACGGAGACCATTCAGTCGGACCTGCGACAAACCCTGCATCTGATTCCAGACCACGCCGCCGATATCTTGTATGCGGTGTGCGACGTCATCGCAGATTCGGTTTCGGCAGGAGAAATCGAAAGCGTTCGTGCCGAGTTACCGACGGCGATGAAAGATTTGTTTCCAACGATGCCGTACCGTCGAGCGGGGTGACATTTGTTGGATGTCAAACGTTCATGATTGCGTGACGTGAAGCGTCCGCGTCGACGAGACCCTCTTTCACGAGGCGCTGCACATCCATCGCGAGTGTGTGCATGCCGCTCGCCCCGCCGCGTTCCATGAGCTCCCGAAGCGACACGCTCTGCTCGGGACGCTTCAGCGCGAGCCGCACCGAGCTCGTCCCCAAGAGCACCTCGGTCGCCACGACGCGCCCATCGCCATCGGCACGCGGGAGAAGCCGCTGCACCACGATCGCCTGCAAGCACTCGGCCAAACGCTCACGCGTTTCATGCAAGTTCGAGCTCATCGAAAGGAGTCTGCCCACCGCGCGTTCGGGATCGGGCGCGTTCAGCGCCGAGAGCACCAAATGGCCCGTCTCGGCAGCTTGAAGCACCGCGTCCATCGTCGCCTCATCGCGGATGTCACTCACCATCAGCACGTTCGGGTCCTGCCTCAATGAAGACCGCACGCCGCTCGGAAACGAATCCGTGTCGACTCCAACTTCGCGCTGGCTGACGCTCGATCGACCATCTTCATGCATGAACTCGATCGGGTCCTCGATGGTGACGACATGCTTCGCGTGCGTCGCAACGATGTGCGCGATCATCGACGCGAGCGTCCACGACTTGCCATGCCCCGCATGCCCCACGACGAGCACGAGGCCGCGTTCACGGTCCGCCAATGCGCGCACCTGCTGAGGCAGCTTCAAGTCGTCGAAACTCGGGCACGCTTGCGGAATGACCCGCATGACGAGCGCCACCGAGCCGCGCTGCACGTACATGTTCACGCGAAACCGACCAAGCTGCGGAACCTCGTACGACACGTCCAACTCGCGGAACGAGGGCGCCGATGCGAGCGCTCCACTTCGTTGCGCAAGGATGAGCCGCGCAACCGCTTCGGTATCCTTGGGTTCGAGCGGTTCGGCGCGAAAATAAACGATTTCGCCACGTACGCGGGCACCAGGCGGTCGCCCCACCTTCAAGTGAACGTCGCTGGCATTGGCCGCATGCGCCTTCGCCAGAATTTGATGGAGAAATGCTTCACTCGCGTACGGCGTCGTCACGCTGACGAACCTAGCGCAGGCATCGGATACGGAAAAGAAATGCGCAAGCGCTTCGACGTAAGCATCACGGCGGATCCAAATCCGTTGGAATCTGCGAAGGATCCACGATTTTTTTCTCGGCCAAAGCTCGAGCGGCGGAAACGGCCAGCGCCCGATGCTCGCGTGGCAACGCTTCGTCTTTCGCGATCGCCAATACGGCTGCACCCGCTTCTGCAGCACCTTCGGGATCGACCCATTCTCGCGCTCGTGCGGGACGTCCAGCAATGCCGAGCAACGCGGAAAGCAGCAGCTCGCGTGATTCATTCGTCGCCGTGAGAGCTCGCTTGGCAAGAGGTCCAAGGGCCACGTCGGCGTCATCCGCGAGCGGCAATGAGGCGAGCGCCGTCGTCGTGATGTCTCCTCCGTCGTCGAGCGCGTCGAGCAATCCTGCCGCTCCGAGCGCATCCGCAAGCGCCTGTTTGTCCGCGAGATCCTCGCCCTTGGCGCGTTGCCATCGTTCATCCTCGAGGCGCGCACTCGGCGTCACGCCAGCCGCGGACGAAGGCGATGCAGCACTCGCAGAAAGAGGCACTCCGGCGGCCGAAGGCACGAGCGGCTGCGAATGCGCCTCGGGCGGCGTATGACCGCGACTGCATCCGAATAGCGCTGCGCCAAGGTACATTGCGGCCAGCCCAATTCGCCGTCGTTTCCGCACGCTCATGATCGCCCGCCTTAGCGCGGCATGCACGCGAAGCCAAGCTCCGCGACACAGGCATGCCGGCGAAGCTCACACATTTCCCATTCCCTGATGAAGTTACCGAATCGGCCTTCCAGAGATCGTGATGTCATTCTTTCGGAAATCCTACCATCTTCCCCGCCTGAGGATCCCACAACTTCAGCGACAAGCAGCGCCAGACGTCCCCCACGGACAAACT is part of the Polyangiaceae bacterium genome and harbors:
- a CDS encoding thiamine biosynthesis protein translates to MSVRKRRRIGLAAMYLGAALFGCSRGHTPPEAHSQPLVPSAAGVPLSASAASPSSAAGVTPSARLEDERWQRAKGEDLADKQALADALGAAGLLDALDDGGDITTTALASLPLADDADVALGPLAKRALTATNESRELLLSALLGIAGRPARAREWVDPEGAAEAGAAVLAIAKDEALPREHRALAVSAARALAEKKIVDPSQIPTDLDPP
- the bioB gene encoding biotin synthase BioB, whose protein sequence is MTEAFTIRRDWSVDEVVAIHEMPFLSLMDRARAVHRAHHVDGEVELCTLLSVKTGACPEDCAYCPQSSHYETKVTPEKMLDVDDVLASAERAKEAGSTRFCMGAAWREVKDGPAFDRVLSMVRGVKGMGLEACVTLGMLTEEQACKLKDAGLDAYNHNLDTSREHYRSIISTRTYDERLVTLRNVRKAGITVCSGGIIGMGESVRDRCAMLVELARLDPHPESVPINALVRAPGTPLEHLPPVDPLEFVRMIATARVVMPKSRVRLSAGRTELTREAQMMCLYVGANSIFYGDKLLTTPNPDENEDTALIRDAGLSTRKPVHTAAVPAAE
- a CDS encoding CBS domain-containing protein; its protein translation is MSLENYRRPRLVILHPRSSTREAARAMADNHIGAVLVTENQKLVGIVTDRDLALDVVAGELDSNTTTLRDVMSDEIACVDVDDSVKDVLDTMRKHACRRVPVLSEGRPVGIVTLDDLIIEGAVSLDDLRTVVCAQLEIAARFKAEGETHPLVPARPDMDTRSRARRRREARAENTYNRLLGAVERQTGLESREQAEQALRIALSNICRRLTPGEAQHLVAQLPSKLAISLDRPYEGPDKTITTETIQSDLRQTLHLIPDHAADILYAVCDVIADSVSAGEIESVRAELPTAMKDLFPTMPYRRAG
- a CDS encoding carboxylesterase family protein; the protein is MRVTRWSTFFALTGVLLAGCSDNGNSTSTTTSSSSSGSGGSGGTGGSGGSGARCQVEAASEPGVVALDSGLVRGTKESASWVFRGIPYAAPPTGDKRWKPPELAACWDDVRDANAFGAVCPQLDKTKQPIGNEDCLTLNVWAPDGAMAGSAPLPVLFFIHGGGNIQGSSSEILAGMAPIYNGIYLSEASKAIVVTINYRLGPLGFLTLPELSAESAWGASGNYGLLDQIAALEWVQKNIAAFGGDPSKVMVFGESAGAVDTITLVASPLAKGLFSAALAQSGGAPSTPQKDAETAMAARVDMSSCGNASDRVMCLRGKTANELLAEIPGSISVSGVSLGSNAANYGPIIDGHVLPKATSAIFAAGEHNHMPFAIGTNAEELADMLTVKVDTEAEFQGIINLNFGTLAPDVLAAYPLADYPSPQHALVAVYSDLRFTCPTRILASSISKTQTEPVYRYFFTRQAKTAQGNQPAKHGIELLYVFRTMTDIPLFNPAPEDLALADSIMGYWSRFGATGSPNGAGAVEWPKYDMLKDPHLVLDSPITTGEGVRTAQCDAWEAILTKAP
- a CDS encoding PilT/PilU family type 4a pilus ATPase → MTTPYASEAFLHQILAKAHAANASDVHLKVGRPPGARVRGEIVYFRAEPLEPKDTEAVARLILAQRSGALASAPSFRELDVSYEVPQLGRFRVNMYVQRGSVALVMRVIPQACPSFDDLKLPQQVRALADRERGLVLVVGHAGHGKSWTLASMIAHIVATHAKHVVTIEDPIEFMHEDGRSSVSQREVGVDTDSFPSGVRSSLRQDPNVLMVSDIRDEATMDAVLQAAETGHLVLSALNAPDPERAVGRLLSMSSNLHETRERLAECLQAIVVQRLLPRADGDGRVVATEVLLGTSSVRLALKRPEQSVSLRELMERGGASGMHTLAMDVQRLVKEGLVDADASRHAIMNV